One genomic region from Massilia sp. H6 encodes:
- a CDS encoding RES family NAD+ phosphorylase: MPVSTLPSSCTSIFGGNLEATTSLTPGEVEVNPADLFRVSRHNTGEPYFGKSNANRFDDPNPDPAARYGTCYLGTSLAVAVAETVLHDLKPRNGCFEVDVASIESRYVVRFGGEPLVLANLTGAALKRIGGHAGLTGTASYATTKKWSAAVHSHPDQVDGILYMSRHKNDEKAVVLFDRGAGKLHMREVTPLHEHPEFGQVGTDLCIKAAL; the protein is encoded by the coding sequence ATGCCGGTGAGTACACTGCCTTCATCTTGCACCTCTATATTTGGGGGAAATCTAGAGGCGACAACTAGTCTGACACCGGGGGAGGTCGAGGTCAATCCTGCCGACTTGTTTCGGGTATCACGACACAATACCGGTGAACCATACTTTGGCAAGTCGAATGCGAATCGGTTTGATGACCCCAATCCGGATCCCGCCGCACGCTACGGTACTTGTTACCTCGGCACCTCACTTGCAGTGGCGGTAGCTGAAACCGTTTTGCACGACCTCAAGCCTCGCAATGGATGCTTTGAAGTAGATGTGGCCAGCATCGAGTCGCGTTACGTGGTGCGCTTCGGAGGCGAGCCACTCGTGCTAGCCAACCTGACTGGTGCGGCGCTCAAGCGCATCGGCGGACACGCGGGATTAACCGGCACCGCTTCGTACGCGACGACCAAAAAATGGTCGGCCGCCGTGCATAGTCACCCGGACCAAGTCGACGGGATTCTTTACATGTCGCGCCACAAGAACGACGAGAAGGCAGTGGTGCTGTTCGACCGCGGCGCGGGCAAGCTGCACATGCGTGAAGTCACGCCATTACATGAGCACCCCGAGTTCGGACAAGTTGGCACCGATCTGTGCATCAAGGCTGCGCTGTAG
- a CDS encoding IS3 family transposase (programmed frameshift) → MSGKRYTEEFKIAAIKQVAQGGHPPSEVAARLGISIHSLYAWTKRYGVPETERKAVDAQADEMRRLKAELKRVTEERDILKKGRGVLCQDVRVRYTLIAELQDQFPVRRLCKVLEVHPSGFYAWSLNPESRRTKEDKRLLVSIKESWLESGSVYGYRKVSDDLRELGEQCGVNRVHRLMRSAGFRSQTGYAKRKYKRGGAPSLVAPNHLQRQFDVQEPNRVWVTDITYIRTYEGWLYLAVVLDLFSRQVVGWSMSSRIDRELAMNALLMAVWRRQPKNAVMVHSDQGSQFSSYDWRDFLDEHNLQQSMSRRGNCHDNAVAESFFQLLKRERIRRKTYGTREEAKQDVFDYIEMFYNPKRRHSFSNDLSPVEYEKQYFKRLASV, encoded by the exons ATGAGCGGTAAGCGGTACACAGAAGAGTTCAAGATTGCAGCGATCAAGCAGGTGGCGCAGGGCGGTCACCCACCGAGCGAAGTAGCGGCGCGGCTCGGGATAAGCATTCATAGCCTCTACGCTTGGACGAAGCGCTACGGCGTGCCTGAGACGGAGCGCAAGGCCGTCGATGCCCAGGCCGACGAGATGAGGCGCCTGAAGGCCGAGCTCAAGCGCGTCACGGAGGAGCGTGACATATTGAAAAAAG GCCGCGGTGTACTTTGCCAAGACGTCCGGGTAAGGTACACCTTAATTGCTGAGTTACAGGACCAGTTCCCGGTGCGTCGGCTGTGCAAAGTGCTCGAGGTGCATCCGAGCGGCTTCTATGCCTGGAGTCTGAACCCCGAAAGCCGTCGCACCAAAGAAGACAAGCGCCTTCTGGTTTCAATCAAGGAATCGTGGCTGGAAAGCGGCAGCGTGTACGGCTACCGCAAAGTCAGCGACGACCTGCGCGAGCTCGGTGAGCAATGCGGCGTCAATCGCGTCCACCGTCTCATGAGGTCGGCCGGGTTTCGTTCGCAAACCGGTTACGCCAAGCGGAAATACAAACGAGGCGGCGCCCCTTCGCTGGTGGCGCCTAATCATCTACAGCGCCAATTCGACGTGCAGGAACCGAATCGGGTCTGGGTGACGGACATCACGTACATTCGCACTTACGAAGGGTGGCTTTATCTGGCCGTTGTACTGGACCTGTTTTCGCGTCAGGTGGTCGGCTGGTCGATGAGTTCTCGAATTGACCGCGAGCTGGCGATGAATGCGCTCTTGATGGCCGTCTGGCGTCGGCAACCCAAGAATGCAGTGATGGTGCATTCCGATCAGGGCAGCCAATTCAGTAGCTACGACTGGCGCGACTTCCTGGACGAGCATAACCTGCAGCAGAGCATGAGCCGACGTGGGAACTGTCACGATAACGCCGTGGCCGAGAGCTTCTTCCAGCTCCTGAAAAGGGAACGAATCCGACGCAAGACCTACGGCACTCGGGAAGAGGCAAAGCAGGATGTCTTCGATTACATTGAGATGTTTTACAATCCAAAGCGCCGGCACAGCTTCAGCAATGACTTGTCGCCGGTCGAGTATGAAAAGCAGTATTTCAAGCGGCTCGCGAGTGTCTAG
- a CDS encoding IS256 family transposase yields MTTKKPKKQKAAYPFPVELIDQLLAQVENKDAESILGESGLAGQLKKMLAERMLSAELSHHLASEEEGSKNHRNGSSPKKVLTPGGELNLDIPRDRLSSFEPKLVAKHQRRMSGFDDHVISMYARGMSVREIQAHLLELYGTEVSPDLISTITDEVLEEVAQWQQRPLEAMYPIVYFDALRLKIRDEGTVKNKAVYLALGIRADGCKEVLGLWIEQTEGAKFWLKVFNELKNRGLDDILIAVVDGLRGFPEAIEAVYPQAQIQTCIVHLIRNSTTLAAWKDRKELAAALKPIYHAANADLAEAALDAFAAGPWGTKFPTVAAMWRRQWQQVIPFFAYPPEVRTIIYTTNAIESLHMRLRKIVKNRGHFPSDEAATKLLFLALRNIEKDWKMPQRTWKQAANQFAIMFGERFTNAII; encoded by the coding sequence ATGACCACCAAGAAGCCCAAAAAACAGAAGGCAGCGTATCCGTTCCCAGTCGAGCTGATTGACCAGCTGCTGGCCCAGGTTGAGAACAAGGACGCCGAGTCGATCCTTGGCGAGTCCGGCCTGGCCGGGCAACTCAAGAAGATGTTAGCTGAGCGCATGCTGTCGGCCGAGCTGAGCCACCATCTGGCCAGCGAGGAAGAAGGCAGCAAAAATCACCGCAACGGCAGCAGTCCGAAGAAGGTGTTGACGCCAGGTGGCGAGCTCAATTTGGACATTCCGCGCGATCGTCTGTCGAGCTTTGAACCGAAGCTCGTCGCCAAGCATCAGCGCCGGATGTCCGGCTTTGATGACCATGTCATCAGCATGTACGCGCGCGGCATGAGCGTGCGTGAGATTCAAGCGCACCTGCTGGAGTTGTACGGCACCGAGGTGTCGCCGGACCTGATTTCGACCATCACCGACGAGGTTCTCGAAGAGGTCGCACAGTGGCAGCAAAGGCCGCTCGAAGCGATGTATCCGATCGTGTATTTCGATGCGCTGCGCCTGAAAATCCGGGACGAAGGCACAGTCAAGAACAAGGCCGTGTATCTGGCTCTGGGCATTCGTGCCGACGGCTGCAAGGAAGTACTGGGCCTGTGGATCGAACAGACCGAAGGCGCCAAGTTCTGGCTGAAGGTTTTCAACGAACTCAAGAACCGCGGACTGGACGATATTCTGATCGCCGTCGTCGATGGTTTGCGCGGCTTCCCGGAAGCCATTGAGGCCGTGTATCCGCAGGCGCAGATCCAGACCTGCATCGTGCACCTGATCCGCAACTCGACCACGCTTGCAGCTTGGAAGGACCGTAAGGAGCTGGCAGCGGCGCTCAAGCCGATTTACCACGCTGCCAACGCCGACCTCGCCGAAGCGGCGCTGGATGCGTTTGCAGCCGGACCATGGGGTACCAAATTCCCGACGGTGGCGGCAATGTGGCGCCGGCAGTGGCAGCAGGTAATTCCGTTCTTCGCTTACCCGCCGGAAGTGCGCACAATTATCTACACGACCAACGCCATCGAAAGCTTGCATATGCGCCTGCGAAAGATCGTCAAGAATCGTGGCCACTTCCCAAGCGATGAAGCCGCGACAAAATTGTTATTCCTGGCCTTGCGCAACATCGAGAAAGATTGGAAGATGCCGCAACGGACCTGGAAGCAGGCTGCAAACCAGTTCGCCATCATGTTCGGCGAGCGCTTCACAAACGCAATTATCTAA
- a CDS encoding amidohydrolase family protein, with the protein MIQFQNAVAMATDQVDRADDKRIVLSGDIVTMNASRDIIRQGRLCIQGNEIVAVLGPGDQIPADFTDAARVDTKGTIYPGLFDLHNHLPYNMIPLWQVDRPFKNRREWQAVLEYYPAVRAPFGLLNEHPDLDYRRAIVRFTECRNLLGGVTTGHGMGMTKGVTYQGLMRNIEQPETDELPRVKSQTADMKPEDINKMVEWTGEGRPFIYHLSEGIDEHAHERLLDLQQAPGALNRHLVCIHAVGVYSEDFPSLKQIAGIVWSPTSNLLLYGQTCKIEAAKNSGVPIAIGADWSPSGCKNLLGELKVARAVSRHHGTVLNDMELVAGVTCVPATMIGWAHRLGSIGEGKWADLLILEGQVADPYAHLVEARESSIAAVIIDGRIRLGQADGLVIGEPLSSEEVIVGGKRYVLDLAESSGDGVGGMRLDKAINKIDDGLQRLPELEAAATALWGGDDREKKWQFEDEMHEDSFEALFLRDDRMPAKSMRLGPLTSLSEFLCGTGS; encoded by the coding sequence GTGATTCAATTCCAGAACGCAGTAGCGATGGCTACCGATCAAGTCGATAGAGCAGACGACAAGAGGATCGTTTTATCTGGCGATATCGTCACCATGAATGCTTCGCGTGACATTATTCGTCAAGGAAGATTATGCATCCAAGGCAACGAGATTGTCGCTGTACTCGGGCCCGGGGACCAAATCCCAGCTGACTTCACCGACGCAGCACGGGTCGATACCAAGGGGACAATTTATCCGGGTCTTTTTGATCTGCATAATCATCTTCCCTACAATATGATTCCCCTCTGGCAGGTGGATCGGCCGTTTAAAAACCGCCGGGAATGGCAAGCGGTTCTGGAGTACTACCCGGCCGTGCGCGCCCCATTCGGCCTGCTCAATGAGCACCCGGACCTGGATTACCGGCGTGCAATCGTTCGCTTTACCGAATGTCGCAATCTGCTTGGCGGAGTCACCACCGGCCACGGCATGGGCATGACCAAGGGCGTGACCTATCAAGGCCTCATGCGCAATATCGAGCAGCCAGAGACCGATGAGCTGCCTCGAGTGAAATCGCAAACCGCGGACATGAAACCGGAAGATATTAATAAGATGGTGGAGTGGACCGGAGAGGGTCGACCGTTCATTTACCATCTCAGTGAGGGTATCGACGAACATGCACACGAGCGCTTGCTCGACCTCCAGCAGGCGCCGGGCGCCTTAAACCGTCACTTGGTATGTATCCACGCGGTCGGCGTCTATTCCGAAGATTTCCCGTCCCTTAAGCAAATCGCCGGCATCGTGTGGTCGCCCACAAGCAATTTGCTGCTTTACGGGCAAACCTGCAAGATTGAAGCAGCCAAGAATTCGGGAGTGCCGATCGCCATTGGAGCCGACTGGTCGCCGAGTGGATGCAAGAACCTGTTGGGCGAATTAAAGGTAGCACGTGCCGTAAGCCGCCATCACGGCACTGTGCTCAACGATATGGAACTCGTGGCCGGCGTGACATGCGTGCCTGCAACCATGATCGGCTGGGCGCATCGCCTTGGTTCGATCGGCGAAGGCAAATGGGCGGATCTTCTTATTCTTGAGGGACAAGTGGCCGACCCTTACGCGCATCTTGTCGAGGCTCGCGAAAGCTCGATTGCCGCGGTTATTATTGACGGACGCATTCGCCTGGGACAGGCGGATGGCTTGGTTATAGGGGAGCCGCTGTCGAGTGAGGAAGTCATTGTGGGCGGCAAACGCTACGTGCTGGACTTGGCTGAATCGAGTGGCGATGGAGTGGGCGGCATGAGGCTCGACAAGGCCATAAACAAGATCGACGATGGCCTGCAACGTCTGCCGGAACTCGAGGCGGCTGCAACGGCATTGTGGGGTGGGGACGATAGGGAGAAAAAATGGCAGTTCGAAGATGAGATGCACGAAGACAGTTTCGAGGCGCTGTTCCTACGCGATGATCGCATGCCTGCCAAATCAATGCGACTAGGGCCATTGACGAGCCTGTCAGAATTTCTGTGTGGAACGGGGTCATGA
- a CDS encoding site-specific integrase, whose protein sequence is MTQHTDVELPELTYDRADYTALRAYCLKIPLQRIADLYYSEDSPQVEQGLERWLIDMRTKLIERAIEHNPRIAEILQGARQGGAITAKALEILIQAADMPKPAPSRSQKLSQWFRPKTASAFRAEGILTLGDLVDLINRRGPGWWRSVPRIGVGRADTLLQFLRRWPNQLGEVGIERSHIEPFEDINLLPVLDPLRKRELAPLGTFQLPDWLSGTDGVNRAPAFCFISARNDLEAINIYLNRYKGQEHTERAYRKELERFILWCALVVCKPMSSLLVDDCEAYKNFLRAPLPEFCGPRTARTSKRWKPFADEPMSAASQKQAVLVLRGAFDWLVKVRYLAGNPWVAVKDPKVIKQAEEMQIDRALPRSAWDSVVDVLTLLAEAAENHQDRVALAAILLMGDSGLRRAEVAGARRHNMKPSRHAAGVWLLAVLGKRSTVRKVPVSQRTVGALRAHWRDRGLVFDQQVNDLPLLAPIVVPGTEAAQAKHVVGNTHGYSANSFYHLVTTALRRVREHAAAVSGAEAPLFTPEDLAQLESTSPHAFRHTFGTLAVEDEMPIVVAQDILGHASASTTAIYVKAKEKRIAEAAEDYYGRQNKGGPDRKDTKSEPG, encoded by the coding sequence ATGACGCAGCACACCGACGTTGAACTGCCCGAGCTGACCTACGATCGCGCCGACTATACGGCTCTGCGTGCGTACTGCCTGAAAATCCCGCTGCAGCGCATCGCCGATCTGTACTACAGCGAAGACAGCCCCCAGGTCGAACAGGGACTCGAGCGTTGGCTCATCGATATGCGCACGAAGCTGATCGAACGGGCCATCGAGCACAACCCGCGGATCGCGGAAATCCTGCAGGGAGCCCGGCAAGGCGGCGCGATCACGGCCAAGGCACTTGAGATCCTGATCCAGGCTGCGGACATGCCGAAACCGGCCCCGAGCCGCTCACAGAAGCTCTCGCAGTGGTTCCGGCCGAAGACCGCCAGCGCGTTTCGGGCCGAAGGCATCCTCACGCTGGGCGACTTAGTCGACCTGATCAACCGGCGCGGCCCCGGCTGGTGGCGCTCGGTACCGCGCATCGGCGTTGGCCGCGCTGACACCCTTCTGCAGTTCCTGCGCCGATGGCCGAACCAGCTCGGCGAAGTCGGCATCGAACGGTCCCACATCGAGCCTTTCGAGGACATTAATCTCTTACCCGTGCTCGATCCTCTAAGGAAGCGTGAACTGGCGCCGCTAGGAACGTTCCAGCTGCCGGACTGGCTATCTGGAACGGATGGCGTCAACCGCGCACCAGCGTTCTGCTTTATCTCCGCACGCAACGACCTCGAGGCGATCAACATCTACCTGAACCGCTACAAGGGACAAGAGCACACCGAGCGCGCCTATCGCAAAGAACTCGAGCGCTTCATCCTCTGGTGCGCCCTGGTGGTTTGCAAGCCGATGTCGTCGCTGCTGGTCGACGACTGCGAGGCCTATAAGAACTTTTTACGTGCTCCCCTGCCGGAATTCTGCGGGCCACGCACTGCTCGCACCAGCAAGCGCTGGAAACCGTTCGCGGACGAGCCGATGAGCGCCGCGTCCCAAAAACAGGCCGTTTTGGTGCTGCGCGGGGCGTTTGACTGGCTCGTGAAGGTCCGCTATTTAGCTGGAAATCCGTGGGTGGCAGTGAAGGATCCCAAGGTGATCAAGCAGGCCGAGGAAATGCAGATTGATCGGGCACTGCCTAGATCGGCATGGGACAGCGTCGTCGACGTGCTGACCCTGCTGGCTGAAGCTGCGGAGAACCATCAGGACCGGGTGGCGCTCGCGGCAATCCTGCTGATGGGCGACTCCGGCCTGCGCCGCGCGGAAGTCGCCGGCGCCCGTCGCCACAACATGAAGCCGAGCCGGCACGCCGCAGGAGTGTGGCTGCTGGCCGTCCTGGGCAAACGCAGTACCGTGCGCAAGGTACCGGTCAGCCAGCGCACAGTCGGGGCGTTGCGGGCGCACTGGCGCGATCGGGGACTGGTTTTTGATCAGCAGGTGAATGACCTGCCCTTGCTGGCGCCGATTGTGGTTCCCGGGACCGAAGCCGCTCAGGCGAAGCACGTAGTCGGCAACACGCATGGATACAGCGCGAACTCTTTCTATCACTTGGTGACCACGGCACTTCGTCGGGTGCGCGAACATGCCGCAGCCGTGTCGGGCGCGGAAGCGCCACTGTTCACGCCGGAGGATCTTGCCCAGCTCGAGAGTACTTCGCCGCATGCTTTTCGGCACACGTTCGGCACGCTCGCGGTGGAAGATGAGATGCCGATCGTTGTCGCTCAAGACATTCTTGGGCATGCAAGCGCGAGCACGACCGCGATATATGTCAAAGCCAAAGAGAAGCGCATCGCTGAGGCCGCCGAGGACTATTACGGCCGACAGAATAAGGGCGGCCCTGATCGAAAGGACACCAAAAGCGAGCCTGGCTGA
- a CDS encoding type I restriction enzyme HsdR N-terminal domain-containing protein has translation MITNSNDINASTEEDVRTKVVFPWLLSQGFTLDQISLERSFSVRLGHAILNVENGTIRKKTSAPKNKEEEKEKENTKYSGRADMVVRNRQGRNLMVIEVKAPHIKLTDDDRDQAISYARLLEGDIAPISVVTNGVITRVFDTFTRDEIRENSIDLQNFCENPKALSQKNYLDLRAEALESLLSLSEENLLSFCEGQIEHRMRPLYSDDLNSGKKFIPELYVARAHAQENLHRLLDIEKRPVVLLVGPPQVGKTNFVCHAVRERLKQGHPPLFYPAIGLDAGLFSSLLDDFQWVSAKDINGAQEFLRKLHNILRISNKRLVILAVSKTKCNTLSCRVPPCPESIPI, from the coding sequence ATGATAACCAACAGCAACGATATCAATGCCTCAACCGAAGAGGACGTTCGGACAAAAGTTGTATTTCCATGGTTATTGTCTCAAGGATTTACTCTAGACCAGATTTCTTTGGAGCGTTCATTCTCGGTCCGACTCGGCCATGCAATTCTAAACGTAGAAAATGGCACGATTAGGAAAAAAACGTCAGCGCCGAAGAATAAAGAAGAAGAAAAAGAAAAAGAAAACACAAAATACTCCGGAAGGGCCGACATGGTTGTTCGAAATCGTCAAGGCCGAAATCTGATGGTTATAGAGGTTAAGGCGCCTCATATAAAACTTACCGACGATGACCGCGATCAAGCCATTTCTTATGCACGATTACTAGAGGGCGATATCGCGCCGATTTCAGTAGTGACGAATGGAGTAATCACGAGGGTTTTCGACACATTCACGCGCGATGAGATACGTGAAAATAGTATCGACCTTCAAAATTTTTGCGAGAACCCGAAAGCATTATCCCAGAAAAACTACTTGGATTTACGAGCAGAGGCTCTTGAATCGCTTCTGTCGTTATCCGAAGAAAATCTTCTTAGTTTCTGCGAAGGGCAGATCGAACATCGCATGCGACCTCTTTATAGCGATGACCTAAATTCGGGGAAGAAGTTTATCCCGGAGTTATACGTTGCTCGTGCACACGCGCAAGAGAACTTGCATCGCCTACTTGACATTGAAAAGCGCCCAGTGGTTTTGCTAGTAGGCCCGCCCCAGGTTGGGAAAACTAATTTTGTCTGTCACGCCGTTCGAGAACGTCTCAAGCAAGGACATCCTCCGTTGTTTTACCCAGCAATTGGTCTGGATGCCGGTCTTTTTTCCAGTCTTTTAGACGATTTTCAATGGGTTTCTGCAAAAGATATCAACGGCGCTCAAGAATTTCTCAGAAAACTACATAATATTCTAAGAATTTCCAATAAACGCCTTGTTATCTTGGCAGTCTCTAAAACCAAGTGCAACACTCTTTCCTGTAGAGTGCCGCCATGCCCCGAATCTATACCCATCTGA
- a CDS encoding PD-(D/E)XK nuclease family protein encodes MTQSHQALFSLTALLRARFPDHHGFNVFDALRLAHDEVRLHSRLIAFLIDPHAHAHGAALLYRFMCCVGIVPDSEEECRYARVATEEGHVDIVIEFGRKRVVVIENKIHAPDQERQLYRYWDRTRRHHDDVHLLYLTLQGERPFDASLCALDELMLERYQNVSYKHHIRTWLLQAEACAAQAPHLRDTIAQYARGVDRLTGHLETGEYMNELVDVLLKGEHLRHARDIRAAYTRALVVLQGRMWDALWAVAQRDYPDMAERLTPQSLPAEPSARRERIERFYQLNARKRDYFGLYFRIPGFSEALGVIEIEIEAGLYTGILCPPHDKSERTRAIALLEEAGIHGESQPTWAMWRRCALSGDLLDPDDVTLALLSDAEALRQAAESSVAQVYSAWSVLSDSAARQGRG; translated from the coding sequence ATGACCCAATCCCATCAAGCACTGTTCTCACTCACGGCGCTGCTGCGTGCTCGCTTTCCTGACCACCACGGCTTTAATGTCTTCGATGCCTTGCGCCTAGCGCACGACGAAGTTCGGCTTCATAGCAGGCTGATCGCTTTCCTGATCGATCCGCACGCCCACGCGCACGGCGCCGCCCTGCTCTATCGATTCATGTGCTGCGTCGGCATCGTTCCCGACAGCGAGGAAGAGTGTCGCTATGCCCGCGTGGCGACAGAGGAAGGCCACGTCGACATCGTCATCGAGTTCGGTCGCAAACGTGTCGTCGTCATCGAAAACAAGATCCACGCTCCCGATCAAGAGCGCCAGCTGTACCGCTACTGGGACCGCACACGTCGCCATCACGACGACGTCCACCTGCTGTATTTGACCTTACAGGGCGAGCGGCCGTTCGATGCGAGTCTGTGTGCCCTCGATGAACTGATGCTAGAGCGGTATCAAAACGTCAGCTACAAACACCACATTCGCACCTGGTTACTGCAGGCGGAGGCCTGCGCTGCACAAGCGCCGCACTTGCGCGACACGATCGCCCAGTACGCGCGGGGTGTCGATCGCCTTACTGGCCATCTCGAGACAGGGGAATATATGAATGAACTGGTTGACGTGCTGTTGAAGGGCGAGCATTTGCGCCACGCCCGTGATATACGGGCCGCCTACACGCGGGCATTGGTGGTGCTGCAGGGGCGCATGTGGGACGCGCTGTGGGCCGTCGCGCAGCGCGACTACCCAGACATGGCCGAAAGATTGACGCCGCAATCCCTGCCCGCTGAACCATCGGCACGGCGCGAACGCATTGAGCGCTTTTACCAACTCAATGCCCGGAAACGGGATTACTTCGGTCTGTATTTTAGGATCCCTGGTTTTAGCGAGGCACTGGGCGTGATCGAGATCGAGATCGAGGCAGGGCTGTACACCGGCATTTTGTGTCCACCGCACGACAAGAGCGAACGTACGCGCGCTATCGCCCTACTCGAGGAGGCTGGGATCCATGGCGAGAGCCAACCCACTTGGGCCATGTGGCGCCGCTGTGCGCTCTCGGGCGATCTGCTCGACCCCGACGATGTCACCCTCGCCCTACTGAGCGACGCGGAGGCCTTGCGTCAAGCCGCCGAATCGTCCGTGGCGCAGGTGTATAGCGCGTGGTCCGTTTTAAGCGACAGCGCCGCACGTCAAGGTCGCGGCTAG
- a CDS encoding helix-turn-helix domain-containing protein yields the protein MPRIYTHLTTQERAVVMTMRDDQCSIRSIAERLGRSPSSISRELRRAPGSGAYDANLAHLQSYERRMAPRRIPKLHADGALFQVVRHYLKELWSPQQIANILRTMWPDDCDKTVS from the coding sequence ATGCCCCGAATCTATACCCATCTGACGACGCAGGAGCGTGCCGTCGTGATGACCATGCGCGACGACCAGTGCAGCATCCGGTCTATTGCTGAACGCCTTGGCCGTTCTCCGAGTTCGATCAGCCGTGAGCTGCGCCGGGCGCCCGGCTCGGGCGCTTACGACGCCAACCTGGCTCACTTGCAAAGTTACGAACGACGTATGGCGCCGCGACGCATACCCAAACTTCACGCCGACGGTGCGCTATTTCAGGTAGTGCGGCACTATCTGAAGGAACTCTGGTCGCCGCAGCAAATTGCGAACATACTGCGCACCATGTGGCCCGATGACTGCGATAAAACGGTCTCTTGA
- a CDS encoding IS3 family transposase (programmed frameshift): protein MKAVYSPAFVEQALVKVFSRGGRSVQAVADDINVNYHTLKNWMVRKAVAETNTPAAKEKRPQDWSAQEQLVALHETHGMTGETLNAWCREHGVFPHHLNEWQAAFCTDRKTGPQDSKALRALKEDNDRLQREVLRKDKALAEAAALLILQKKFPGALGGRGQMTSLPERIAVMALVAESVEAGARQDKACAAISFSERTLQRWQRDVLRGDQRPARVQAPRNRLSALERSQLLAVANSDEFASLPPSQIVPRLVDQGVYLASESTFYRVLKAENQLAHRNAERPAQARHKPRALVATAPGQLYSWDITYLPTPVKGVYFYLYLFMDIFSRKIVGWQIYDVESSELAGEVVRDICERENIAPEQVVLHSDNGSPMKGATMLATLQALGVMPSFSRPSVSNDNPFSESLFKTLKYRPIYPRRAFDSLLAARQWVGRFVHWYNHEHRHSAIRFVTPAQRHAGLDAALLRKRDAVYQAARAAHPERWSGNTRNWEPVSIVHLNPDQTSSNVTEVDKNELLKKAA from the exons ATGAAGGCAGTGTACTCACCGGCATTTGTAGAACAGGCACTGGTCAAGGTATTCTCGCGTGGCGGCAGGAGCGTGCAGGCAGTCGCAGACGATATCAACGTCAATTACCACACGCTGAAAAATTGGATGGTGAGGAAAGCAGTGGCAGAGACGAATACCCCAGCGGCAAAAGAGAAGCGTCCGCAGGATTGGAGTGCCCAGGAGCAGCTGGTGGCGCTGCACGAGACCCACGGCATGACGGGCGAGACATTGAACGCGTGGTGCCGAGAGCACGGCGTTTTTCCTCATCATTTGAACGAGTGGCAGGCGGCGTTTTGCACCGATAGAAAAACGGGGCCGCAGGATTCGAAAGCGCTACGCGCGCTCAAGGAGGACAACGATCGACTGCAACGGGAGGTGCTGCGCAAGGACAAGGCACTGGCGGAGGCGGCAGCGTTACTGATCCTACAAAAAAAGT TTCCGGGCGCTCTGGGAGGACGAGGTCAAATGACCTCGCTGCCAGAGCGCATCGCAGTGATGGCCCTGGTCGCAGAATCGGTCGAAGCCGGTGCGCGCCAGGACAAGGCGTGCGCTGCGATCTCGTTCAGCGAGCGCACGCTGCAACGGTGGCAGCGTGACGTACTGCGCGGCGACCAGCGGCCGGCGCGTGTGCAGGCGCCGCGAAACCGGCTCAGCGCGCTTGAACGCAGTCAGTTGCTCGCTGTCGCCAACTCCGATGAGTTCGCGAGCCTGCCGCCCAGCCAGATCGTGCCGCGCTTGGTCGATCAAGGGGTGTACCTGGCCTCGGAGTCGACATTCTATCGGGTGCTGAAAGCGGAGAATCAACTCGCCCATCGAAATGCCGAACGTCCCGCACAGGCTCGTCACAAGCCGCGTGCGCTGGTGGCGACCGCCCCTGGTCAGCTGTACAGCTGGGACATCACGTATCTGCCCACGCCCGTGAAGGGCGTCTATTTTTACCTCTACTTGTTCATGGATATTTTCAGCCGCAAAATCGTGGGCTGGCAGATATACGACGTGGAAAGCAGTGAGCTTGCCGGCGAGGTTGTGCGTGACATTTGCGAACGGGAGAACATTGCTCCGGAGCAGGTCGTACTGCATTCGGACAATGGCAGCCCGATGAAGGGCGCAACCATGCTGGCGACCCTGCAGGCGCTGGGCGTGATGCCCTCATTCAGCCGCCCGTCCGTGAGCAATGACAACCCCTTTTCGGAGTCGTTGTTCAAGACATTGAAATATCGGCCCATCTATCCACGAAGGGCCTTCGACAGCCTGTTGGCGGCACGGCAGTGGGTCGGTCGCTTTGTTCATTGGTATAACCACGAGCACCGCCACAGCGCGATCCGGTTCGTGACCCCGGCACAGCGCCACGCAGGCCTGGACGCGGCGTTGCTACGCAAACGGGACGCGGTGTATCAGGCAGCAAGGGCTGCGCATCCGGAGCGCTGGAGCGGCAACACGCGCAACTGGGAGCCCGTCTCCATCGTCCATCTGAACCCGGATCAGACCAGCAGCAATGTGACCGAAGTGGACAAAAACGAGCTGCTCAAAAAAGCGGCATAA